The genome window AGGCGGCAATGGCGACGATGGCGGCGAAAGCGGGAACAGGCGCAAACGCCGCCGTCCCAGACGGAAAGGCGGCGCATCCGATGCTCCGGGCGGCGGCGGGGGCGGCGATGCATGACGTTTTGCCGGCTTCTTCCGGACCGTTGACGTCCCCCGGCCCGCTTCCCATTCCCTACACGGCGGAAGAAGTCGGCAGGACCTTCGCGGCTCTTCTGGCTACCTTTGATTACAGCGCGGAATTGCATGAACTCGGTATCGGGCGCTGGAGCTTCCACAAACGCTCCCATGCCAAAAGACTGCTGACAGCCGTCCATATCGCCCTCTGGCACATCGCGCTTGAACGCTCCTTCCCCCATGACGCCGAAGCCTTTTTCGCGCATTTCGTCGCGACCTATCCGCCTCTTGCCGGGGATAAACGCTCCGCCAAGAAACTGCGCGACCTCGTGGCGCAATTCGATGCGCTTGTCGCCGAAAAAAAGGATACGGATTTCACCAACATCGCGGACACCCTCATCACAAGCCTGGGCATCCTGGAAAGCGACAAGCGCAGGCAACAGCTCAAGCTGTCCCTGCACATCCGCTCCGTGTATGAATTCATCTTTGAAAAACTGATCTAGAACACGCCTTCAGTCTCACCGCGCGCCGTTTACGGTTTCAGCGCGGCCACGTCCTGCTGTCTGCCGATAACCAGGAGTTTGTCGCCCTTGGCAAACTGTTTCCTGGGGTTCGGCACGAACCGGTACTCCGTCTCGCCCCGGCCCTGGACGGCCGCGATCAAAACCCCGTAGGTATCGCGCACGTTCAGGTCCACAAGGGTCTTGCCCTCCCAGGCTTCCACCACCAGTTCCTGAACCAGCACGCCGCTTCCTATGGGTAGAAAATCAAGTATACCGGGACTGTGGAGACGGTAAGCCGTCAGAATAGCCACATCGACTTCCGGGTGGACCACCTTTTTCACCCCCAGCCGTTGCAGCACTTTCACGTGCGCCGGGCTCACGGCCTTGACGATGATGTCCCTGATGCCGAGTTCCTGCACGTTCAGGGTGACCAGTATCGACGTTTCCATGGAATCGCCCACCGCCACCGCGACCACGTCCAGGTCCTGAAACCGCAACTGGGTCAGGGCCGTCTTGTCCGCGGCATTGGCTTCGTAAACCTGCGACAGCGTTTCCCGCGCGGCCCGGACCCGTTCCGGGTCCTGGTCAACGCCGATGACTTTGTGCCCCAGTTCCGCCAGCGTGCTGCCGAATTGCAGGCCGAATTTTCCCAGGCCGACGACGCCCACTTCCAGTTTTGCGCGCATGAAAACCTCTCTTTATTGCTCCACGCCCGCCTACCCGACGGGCATGGATTCCTCGGGAAACCGGTACGCCGGCGCGATTTGGAACTGCTGGATCGTTGTGACCAGCCAGACGGGTCCCAGCTTGCCCACCAGCATGACGCCGCACAGAATGAGCTTGCCCTCGGCGGAAAGAAGCGGTGTCACATTGACGGAAAGCCCCACCGTGGCAAAGGCGGACACGACCTCGAAAAAAATGTCCATAAACCGGAAGGGGGCTGTCCCGTGGGGAGCGGCGCCGTTCTCGGTCACCATCAGGGCGAAGGTCGCGGCAATGACCGTCAGCACGGCCCAGCCGAACAGGATCATGGCCTTGTTGCCTATCCGGGGCGGCACGGCGCGCCCGGCAACCACGATTTGCGTATGGCCGCGCAGCTGTTCCACGAGATAGCCCCAGAGAATCCGGAAAGTGGTCGTTTTAATGCCGCCCGCCGCCGAACCGGGGGACCCGCCGATAAACATCAGGATGACGGTGGCGAGCAGCGCCGCGTCGGTCAAAAGCGCCATGTCCACCGTGGCGAACCCCGCCGTCCTGCTCGTGACGGACTGGAACAGGGCAATGAGAACGCGCTCGGAAAGAGGTACCCCCTGCCAGGCCGCGTTGCAAAGTTCCAGCAAAAAAATGCCCCCCGTTCCGGCAACAATCAAAAAAAACGTGGTCGAGAGCGCAATCCTGCTGAAATACTGCAACCGGATACGCTCCGCGCACGCCCTGTCCGGCGCCTCCAGCGGGAGGGGGCAGCGCCGGCGCCGTCTGAAGCGGGCAACCTTGGCTCTGATGACGCTGAAAATGTCTTCTATGACGTAGTAGCCGATCCCGCCCGCGACGATCAGGCTCATGATGGCAAACCCCACGCCCCAATGGTTGCGCCATTGGGCCAGACTGTCCTGCCAGGGAGCGAACCCCGCATTGCAAAATGCCGAAACGGACAGGAATACCGCGTTGAACACACCGAACCTTTCCGGCTCAAAGAAATACAGAACAACGGCGCCCGCCGTTTCGAACAGGAGCACGATCACCACCATGCGCTGCAGGAACCGGCCCAGATCAAAGGAGGGGTCGTAGAACAGCCCCTGTTCCACGGCCAGCCTGTCCCTGAGCTGGATGCGCTTGCCGAGCATGTAAAAAACCAGCGTGGTATAGGTGACGATGCCGAGCCCGCCGAGCTGGATCAACGCCAGCACAACGGATTGGCCCGTCCTGTTGAACACCGTGAACACGTCCACGCTGGCGAGGCCGGTGACGCATACGGCCGAGGTGGCGATGAACAGGGCGTCCACGAAGGGCACCGGGGCTCCCGCCGCGCAGATATCCAGGCTGAGCAGCAGGGACCCGAGCGCGATGGTCGCGATAAACGCGGCCACAGGCAGAACAAAGGGGGTTATGTAGTGTCGGTTGCCGGGCATGGGCAGGACTATACGCCGTGAGCGGCTGTCTTCCAATACATATCTGCAAAAAGGCGGCGCATCTCTGCGCCGCCTTTTCCCGATCCGCCGTATTTCCCCGGTCAGTAGCAGGTCGTCAGCACGCAAAACGCAACGCGGCGGTTCTGGGCGTAGGCCGATTCCGTCCGCCCCGCCACGGCCGGGGTCTTTTTGCCGTAATTGACCATCTTGAGTTGGTAGGCCGGAACGCCCGCCCTGAGAAGATACCCGTACGCGGCGCGGGCGCGGCGCTCTCCGAGGCCGTAATTGTACTCGTTGCTCCCGCGCTCGTCGCAATGGCCCTGCAATCCGATCTGGATGGAAGGGTTCTGCTTGAGCAGCCCCGCCACATGGTCAAGGGCCGCGCGCGCATCGGGCCTGATTTCGGCGCGGTTGAAATCAAAAAAGACCTTCGCGGCGGCAATTTCCGCGGCGGCGCGGTTCACGGCGTCGGATTGATTTTGCTGCCACGTCGGCGCGGGGGAACCGGACGCGCCCTGCCGCGCCGGCACGGAGGACCCGGAATACCCGGAGTTGGAACCGATACCTCCGGACCCGCCCGAGGGCACGTCGAAAGGCCCGGTCCGCGGCTTGGCGGAGCAGCCCGCGAGGCCGAGCATAAGGGCAAGGCAGCCCGTAACGATCACTGTGCTGTATCTGTTCATACAAAACTCCCGTTACCGGTCATATCGGCAGGTCCGCAAATTTCCTTATCCGGAAACCGGGAAAAAAACAAAAGGCCTTCTATAACGGCCTTTTATAAGGCGTATCCCCGCCGTAGGGGCGTTGAACGGGACACAGCAAAAAGGCCGTCATGGACGGCCTTTTTGCTGTGTCTCTGTAACCCGTATCACTTCCCGCGCGGGTTGAGCACGATGAACTCGTCGCGGCGGTTCTGGGCCCAGGCGGATTCGCTGTTGCCCTGCACGGCCGGACGGAGCTTGCCGTAGCTGATCATTTCCATCTGGGTCGGGTTCACGCCGCTGTACACCAGGAATTCATGGGCGGCGCGGGCGCGGCGTTCGCCGAGAGCGAGGTTGTACTCCTCGGTGCCGCGTTCGTCGCAGTGACCCTGGATGCTGACCTTGATCTGGGGGAACTGCTTGAGCAGTTCGGCCTTGCGGGCGAGGACGCGCCGGGATTCGGCCTTGATTTCGAACTTGTCGTATTCGAAATAAATCTTGGCATTGGTCAGTTCATCGGCGGCGCGCAGAGCTTCGCCGGTGAGGGTGGGCAGGGTGGAATCGGTCAGGCCTTCGCCGCCGCCGTCAACCGGGCCGATTTGCTTGCCGGGGCAACCGGCGCTAAGCAAAAGCATGCAGGCAATGGCCGCGAGCATCCCGAGGCGCGTAAACTTTTTCATACAGGTATCTCCTCAACAGCTTCACAATTTTGTAATGGGGTCCGAACTCAGGGCATCATTGAACCCGCCTGTTTATTTTGTCAAGCGACTTTAGAGCCCAAACGATTTTTTTCTTCACTCGGCGCGGATTCTCCGCCGGACGTCCCCCGCTCTTTTGCCGTCTACTTGGGAACAGGCCCCCACGCCGGAAAGGCCGCGTCGCCGTCGCCCGTGGGAACAAGCCTGGCGTCGCCGCCGTTGCGGGTGGTCAGGTACAGCCGTTTTACGCCGCTCCGGGTGGAGGCGAACGCGATAAAGTAGTTGTCCGGGGCAAAGGCGGGCTGCTCGTCGCTGCCGGGCCCGAAGGAGATCTGGCTTTCCGTCTGTTTCACAAGGTCATGGACAAAAATACGGTGCCTGCCGTCAACCATGCGGGAAAACACCACCAGCGTGCCGTCCGGACTGATGGAAGGCTCGGTGTTGTATTTCCCTTCGTACGTGATGCGCCTGACAGCCCCTGTGCGCAGGTCTTTCAGAAAAATGTGCGGGTTGCCCATGCGGCTGGACACGAACGCCATCTTGGTGCCGGAGGCGTCCACGGAAGGGGAGACGTCGATGCTGGCGCTGTTCTCGATGGTGCTCTCGCGGCGGAACTGGTGGTCCAGCAGAAAAATTCCGGGGTTCTTGCCCGTGGACAGGCTCACCGCGACCTTGTTGTTCGGCATGAAGCAGGGGCCGATGACCGTGTTCCCCGGGAAGCGGATGCGCTGCACCTGGCCGGTCTGGCTGTCCCACACGCCCAGGCCGTGGGTGCGCACGTCCACATGGCTGAAAATGACGAACCGGCCGTCCCGCGACCAGGACGGGGAAAGCGCGTCGCCGGGCATGTTGGTGAGGCGGCGCAGGTTGCGGCCTGTTGGGCGCACGCTCCAGATATCCTTCTTGGTCTTGCCCGCGGTCTTGGCAAAGGCGAGCGTGGAGCGGAAAAATTCACCGCTGCCGGTGAGC of uncultured delta proteobacterium contains these proteins:
- a CDS encoding conserved hypothetical protein (Evidence 4 : Homologs of previously reported genes of unknown function) — its product is MLRAAAGAAMHDVLPASSGPLTSPGPLPIPYTAEEVGRTFAALLATFDYSAELHELGIGRWSFHKRSHAKRLLTAVHIALWHIALERSFPHDAEAFFAHFVATYPPLAGDKRSAKKLRDLVAQFDALVAEKKDTDFTNIADTLITSLGILESDKRRQQLKLSLHIRSVYEFIFEKLI
- a CDS encoding TrkA-N domain protein gives rise to the protein MRAKLEVGVVGLGKFGLQFGSTLAELGHKVIGVDQDPERVRAARETLSQVYEANAADKTALTQLRFQDLDVVAVAVGDSMETSILVTLNVQELGIRDIIVKAVSPAHVKVLQRLGVKKVVHPEVDVAILTAYRLHSPGILDFLPIGSGVLVQELVVEAWEGKTLVDLNVRDTYGVLIAAVQGRGETEYRFVPNPRKQFAKGDKLLVIGRQQDVAALKP
- a CDS encoding H(+)-transporting two-sector ATPase encodes the protein MPGNRHYITPFVLPVAAFIATIALGSLLLSLDICAAGAPVPFVDALFIATSAVCVTGLASVDVFTVFNRTGQSVVLALIQLGGLGIVTYTTLVFYMLGKRIQLRDRLAVEQGLFYDPSFDLGRFLQRMVVIVLLFETAGAVVLYFFEPERFGVFNAVFLSVSAFCNAGFAPWQDSLAQWRNHWGVGFAIMSLIVAGGIGYYVIEDIFSVIRAKVARFRRRRRCPLPLEAPDRACAERIRLQYFSRIALSTTFFLIVAGTGGIFLLELCNAAWQGVPLSERVLIALFQSVTSRTAGFATVDMALLTDAALLATVILMFIGGSPGSAAGGIKTTTFRILWGYLVEQLRGHTQIVVAGRAVPPRIGNKAMILFGWAVLTVIAATFALMVTENGAAPHGTAPFRFMDIFFEVVSAFATVGLSVNVTPLLSAEGKLILCGVMLVGKLGPVWLVTTIQQFQIAPAYRFPEESMPVG
- a CDS encoding Peptidoglycan-associated lipoprotein (modular protein), producing MNRYSTVIVTGCLALMLGLAGCSAKPRTGPFDVPSGGSGGIGSNSGYSGSSVPARQGASGSPAPTWQQNQSDAVNRAAAEIAAAKVFFDFNRAEIRPDARAALDHVAGLLKQNPSIQIGLQGHCDERGSNEYNYGLGERRARAAYGYLLRAGVPAYQLKMVNYGKKTPAVAGRTESAYAQNRRVAFCVLTTCY
- the pal gene encoding Peptidoglycan-associated lipoprotein, with product MKKFTRLGMLAAIACMLLLSAGCPGKQIGPVDGGGEGLTDSTLPTLTGEALRAADELTNAKIYFEYDKFEIKAESRRVLARKAELLKQFPQIKVSIQGHCDERGTEEYNLALGERRARAAHEFLVYSGVNPTQMEMISYGKLRPAVQGNSESAWAQNRRDEFIVLNPRGK
- the tolB gene encoding Protein TolB; translated protein: MVRRIAGMCFFIFCLSFACVFSASAATPTSTDWVTNPQLRVRIAVAPPIGSGTAPAQVDQFLQENLSFLPFATLVDQRAVPGGAAQNVASGPELDLRRFQLAGAHMLITTAWKGNVVELRSFDVTTGKFVFGNSYANVTANTAGDAADAFCADFMKALTGSGEFFRSTLAFAKTAGKTKKDIWSVRPTGRNLRRLTNMPGDALSPSWSRDGRFVIFSHVDVRTHGLGVWDSQTGQVQRIRFPGNTVIGPCFMPNNKVAVSLSTGKNPGIFLLDHQFRRESTIENSASIDVSPSVDASGTKMAFVSSRMGNPHIFLKDLRTGAVRRITYEGKYNTEPSISPDGTLVVFSRMVDGRHRIFVHDLVKQTESQISFGPGSDEQPAFAPDNYFIAFASTRSGVKRLYLTTRNGGDARLVPTGDGDAAFPAWGPVPK